The stretch of DNA TGGCGACGCCGTGATGGCGATCTCCGCTCCCTCGGGTAGCTGTTCCATCTGGCCCTCGAAGCTGTCGAAGGGCATCAGCTCGAAGCGTGGCTTCGCGAGCAGGCTCGATGCGCCGGTCGGTTTCGATTTAGTGAGTGACATGAGGTGGGCGTTGTTCGGTGTACGGTCTCCGTCCCGTTAACTCCGTCCGTTACTCCTCGCTCTCCTTCCGGGCGTTCAGCTTCGCCTGTTCGCGGGCACTCGGGTTGACCGACTCCTTGAACGGCACCTCCGCGACCGTCGCGAACGCCGGCTCACCGCCCTCCTCGGCGTACTCGTCGGGGAGGTGGACCTCGAACTCGAGGTCGAGGTCGTGCTCGTAGATCTCGTCGTTGAGCAGGGCGTCGGTCTCCGCCTCCAGCTTCTCGGCGGGCACGAAGCCGAGACCGATGTTCGTCTCCAGCTCCGGGTTCCACCACGGCGACGTCATGTAGCCACACTCCTCGCCCGTCTCGGGGTCGGAGACGATCCAGAAGTCGGGGGCGTATTCGCGGATCGGCTCGCCCGCAATCTTCAGGCCGACGAGCTTGAGGTTGAACGGATACTCGCCGTCGTCGATCAGTTCCTTCTGTCGCTCCAGCTCCTCCTTGCCGATGTAGTCGCCCTCCTTGTCGTCGGGCACTTGATAGCCGAGGTTGACCTGGAACGGCGAGGTTTCGTGGTCCATATCCTGGCCCCACGAGAGGATGCCGGCCGCGATGCGGCGGTGGTGACCGGGGGCGATCTGTCGGCCGCCGTGGTTCTTGACCTCCTCCATCACCGGGTCCCAGACGCGTTCGGCGTTCTTACTCGCGTCCTTGACGTAGACTTCGAAGCCCTTCTCGCCGGAGAAGCCGGTCTGGCTCACCAGCACGTCACAGCCGTTGATCTGGGTGTCCATGAGACCGTAGTACGGAATCTCGGACACTTCCTCGCCGACGACTTCCACCATCACGTCCTCCGAGAGCGGCCCCTGAATCTGCACCGGTGCCACGTCGATTTCGTCGACCTCGACGTCGAAGTCCATGCCGACGTTGACGCCCTGAATCCACTGCATCAGCGTCGAGTCGGAGATGGAGAACCAGAACTCGTCCTCCGCGACGCGCAGGAGGACCGGGTCGTTGAGGATGCCGCCGTCCTCGTTACACAGGAGGACGTACTTGCCTTTCATCGGCTCGATGCTCGTCGCGTCACGCGTGATCAGATAGTCCGTAAGCGCCTCCGCGTCCGGGCCTTTGACGCGAATCTGTCGCTCCACGGCCACGTCCCACAGCGTCACGCTCTCGGTCAGCGCCTCGTACTCCTTCATCGCGCCGCCGTCTTCGGGTTCGACGAGGCCTCGCGGATGGTAAACACGGTTGTAGACGGTGCAGCGCCACGCTCCCTCCTCGTTGAACGATTTGTCGAAGAACGGGGACTTGCGGACGCGGGTCGAAACGAGCATCTCGATTCCCGGGTCGCCAGTCTGGCGAAGGTTCCGCGGCAGTACGCGGTCCGACTGGTCGACCTCCGGATGGTTCGGGTGTGTGTCGAGCGCCTGGGAGTCGTTGTTCGTCATCGATCATCAAGACGACCCCCTTCTGTATAAGGGTAAACCACAGCTATCTCGGACGTATAAATGGGCGTCGCCGCCGATGCCGGACGTCGACCGGCCGTTCTTATCACGTATATCGCTGTTAAGATCGATCGTCGCGGCACACCCCGGTATATAAATGGGTGTCGTCGCGGAGGTGTGATTATAAGACACCGCGGTCGAACAGTCTCAGTATGAGTGATAGGAACACGCTTCCGAGCGACGCCGGCACCGTCGTCGTCGGGGCCGGTATCGTCGGGTGCAACCTCGCGTATCAGCTCACCGAGTTGGGGCGGGACGACGTGGTCGTCGTCGATCAGGGACCGATGCCGACGACCGGCGGGTCCTCGACGCACGCGCCGGGCATCATGTTCCAGACGGCCGAACCGAAGGTCCTCTCGAAGTTCGCGAACTACAGCCGACGGCTTTACTCCGACCTCGAAGGCCAGGACGGTCAGCAGGCGTACAAGGAAGTCGGCGGCATCGAGGTCGCCCGGAGCGAGGAGCGCATGGACTTCCTCCAGCGACGGGTCGAACACGCGACGGCGTGGGGCATCGAGGATCCGCAACTGCTCACGCCGGAGGAGGTAACCGACCACCTACCGCTCGTCGACGCGGACCGCATCCTCGGGGGCTACTACTCCCCGACCGACGGACAGGCCTCGGGCGTCGTCGCCTGTGACGCCCTAGCCCGGCGGGCGATGGACGGCGGCGCCGAGTTCGTCCCGCACACACGGACGGAGGACATCGAACTCGACGCCGACGGCGACGTGCGAGCCGTCGTCACCGAGAACGGCACCGTCGCGTGCGACGAGGTGGTCGTCGCGACGAACATCTGGGCGCGGCAGTTGGGCGAGAAACTCGACGTCCACCTGCCGGTCGCCCCCGTCGAGCACCAGTACACGATGACGGAGTCGCTCGACGAACTCGCCGACAACGCACAGGACGTCACCGACCACCCGCTCTTCGAGGGGTACGAGAACGTCTCCGGCGAGAAGGCGAAACGCCTGCTCGCCAACCCCGACCGCCCCATCCTGCGCGACCAGGACAACGCGATGTACTACCGGACCCACGGCGACGCCTACGGTATCGGCTCGTACAACCACGAGCCGGTGGTTCCGGACCCGGACGACCTGGGCGGGAACGACCCCGACGGCAACCAGGCGTCGGTCCACGACTTCTCCGAGCGGTTCATGAACGAGGCGACGCATCCGGACCGCCCGGACAAGGCCCCGCGAACCGCCAGCGACGAACTCGTCCCCGCGACGAAGGACAAGGAGTTGGAGTTCAAGTACAACGGGATGTTCGCCGAATCGCCGAACGGCCTTCCGATCATGGGGCCGGTACAGGGGACGGGCGGCCTGTGGGTCGCCTCGGCCATCTGGATCACCCACGCGGGCGGCGCGGCCAAGGCGCTCGCGGAGTGGATGGAGACCGGCATCCCGCGGCTCCCCGACGGGCCTATCGACCTCGCACACTGCGACGTGAACCGGTTCGACGCCCACGAAGGGTCGTGGGACTTCACCCGCGACATCGGCGGCGAGGAGTACCGCATCGTCTACAACATCATGCATCCCAAGTGGGTCTGGGAGGGCAAACAGCGCGACATCCGGCGCACGCCGATGTACCACGCCCACGAGCGCCGCGACGCCGAACTCTGGGCCTCCGCCGGCTGGGAGGAACCCCAGTGGTTCGAGTCCAACGCCGACCTCGTGGAACGATACGAGGGGCGGATTCCCGACCGGGACGGCTGGGAGGCGAAGTACTGGTCGCCCATCGAGGGCGCCGAGCACCTCCACGTCCGCGAACACGTCGGGCTTCACGACATGACCGCGTTCAACAAGATGGAGGTGGTCGGTCCCGACGCCGACGCCTTCGTCCAGCGACTCTGTACGAACGACGTGGACCTCGACGTGGGGCAGGTCCGCTACACGCTGATGTGCAACGAGGCGGGCGGCGTCCGCGCCGACATCACCGTCACGCGGACCGACGACGACCGCTACCTCCTGCTCACCACCGGCCGTGAGGTCGGTAACAATCACGTCGCGTGGGTGCGCGAACAGGCGCCCGAGGGCGTCGTCGTCAACGACGTGACCTCCTCGTTGGCGGCGATGGTCTGTACCGGGCCGGACGCCCGGAACGTCCTCTCGAAGGTCGCGGATACGGACCTCTCCGACGACGCCTTCCCCTTCTTCACGAGCCAGCAGTTCTACGTGAAGAACGTCCCGGTGACCGCCCTGCGCGTGTCTTACGCGGGCGAACTCGGGTGGGAGCTCTACACCCCCTCGGAGTACGGCGAGACGCTCTGGGAACACATCATGGACGCGGGCGAGGAGTACGACATCCGCCCCTACGGCAACGGGGCGCTCGACTCCCTCCGTATCGAGAAGGGGTTCCGGCTGTGGGGCGAGGACCTCCACACCGAACACAACCCCTACGAGGCGGGACTCGGCTTCGCCGTCGACCTCGAGACCGACTTCGTCGGAAAGGAGGCCGTCGCGGCCGCCGCCAACGGCGACAACATCCGGCACGAGGTGGCGCCCCTGACCCTCGACGACCCCGAAGCGGCGATCCTCGCCCACCGGCCGGTGTTCGACCCCGAAACCGACGAGGCCATCGGCTACGTCCACTCCGCCGAGTACGGCTACTCCGTCGGCGCCTGCGTCGCGTACACCTACCTCCCACCGGAGTTCGCGGCGCCGGGCACCGACGTGGAGGTCCTGTACGAGGGCGAGACGTACGCCGCGACCGTCGAAGAGGAGCCGCTGATTTAGATGAGCGGAGACGTTCCCTCTTCGGCGGCGACGGTCATCGTCGGTGCGGGCGCCGTCGGCTGTAGCGTCGCCTACCATCTTTCGGAGCTCGGCGCCGAGGACGTCGTCGTCGTCGACCAGGGACCGCTCCCGGTCACCGGTGGGTCTTCGACGCACGCGCCGGGCATCATGTTCCAGACGTCGCCGTCGAAGCTCCAGACGAAGACGGCCCACTACACCAGCCGCCTCCTGAAAGACGCCGGCGTCTACGACGAGGTGGGCGGCATCGAAGTCGCCCGCAGCGAGGAGCGGATGGACTTCCTCCAACGCCGGGTCGAACACGCCACCGCCTACGGCTTGCCCGATCCGCAACTCCTCTCGCCCGCGGAGGTGACGGAGTACCTCCCGCTGGTGAACGAGGAGGAGATTCTGGGTGGTTACTACTCGCCAACCGACGGCCGGGTCGACGGCATCGCCGCCCTCCGGTGGTACATCGAGCAGTCGAACGCCGACTTCTACGGCCACACGTCCGTGACGGACTTCGACGTCTCGGGTGGCGAGATTACGGCCGTCGAGACGGATCGCGGCCGCATCGACTGTGGCCGCTGCGTACTCGCGACGAACAACTGGGGGTACAAGACGGGGCAGCTCGCGGGGCTCGACCTGCCCATCGCGCCCGTCGAACACCAGTACGCCGTCACCGAGCCGCTGCCGGAACTGGCCGACGCGGAGCCGACGGCCCGCGTCGACACGGGGGACTTCGAAGTGCCCGGCGACCACCGCATCGCCGACGCCATGAGCCGCGGCCCGACCCGGCCGGTCGGCCGCGACCAAGACAACTCGCTGTACTTCCGGACCCACGGCGACTCCATCGGCCTCGGCTCGTACAACCACGAGTCGCTGACGGTCGACCCCGACGCGATGGGGGAGAACACGGAGCGGCGACAGGCGTCGGTCCGCGACTTCACCGACGAACACTGGGAGCGCGCGACTCACCCCGACCGCGACAAATCGCCCAAGCGGGCGTTCGAGGAGCTGCTCCCGGTCACCGAGGGGAAATCGTTCGAGGCCACGGAGAACGGTATCTTCGTGTTCACGCCCGACGGGATGCCGGTCCTGGGCGAGACGAACGCCGTCGACGACCTGTGGACCGCCCTCGCAATCTGGTGGACCCACTCCGGTGGCTACGGCAAGATCCTCGCGGAGTGGATGGAGACGGGCGTTCCGACGCTCCCGTCCGGGCCGGTCGAAACCGGCGGCATCCACGTCGACCGGTTCGGACCCCACGCCGGCGAGAAGGACTACTTCGTCGATCGGGGGGCGACGCAGTACCGGCAGGTCTACAACATCGTCGAACCGCGCTGGCAGCCCGACGACCACCGCGGCCTGCGGCGCAGTCCGTTCTACGCCCAGCAGGAGGCGCTCGGCGCCGAGTTCTACCAGGCCGGCGGCTGGGAGACGCCGCAGTGGTACGAGTCGAACGCCGACTTGGTGGATCGATACGCGGACGCGATCCCCGACCAGGAGGGGTGGCAGGCCGTCAACCGATCCCCCATCGAGGGTGCCGAACACCTCCACACCCGCGAGCACGTGTCGATGTTCGACATGACCTCGTTCAGCTCCATCGTCGTCGAGGGTACGGGCGCCGTCGACTTCCTCCAGCGGCTGTGTACCAACGACGTGGACGTCGACGCGGGTCAGGTCCGCTACTCCCTGCTCTGCAACGAGGGGGGGCAGATACTGGCTGACGTGACCGTCGTCCGACTCGGTCCCGAGGAGTTCGTCGTGACGACCGGCGGCGGCAACTCGCCGGGCATCCACGGCGGCCGGCTCGAACAGCACGCCCCGGAGACGGTGTCGGTCACCGTCGAAGAGGGCGCCCGATCCACCATCGGGCTGTGGGGGCCGAAGTCCCGGCTCCTGCTCCAGCGAGTCACCGACGCGGACGTGTCCGCCGAGGGCTTCCCGTATTTCAGTGCGAAGCGCATCTACGTGGGCGACGTCCCCGTCCTCGCGCTCCGGGTGTCATACGTCGGCGAACTCGGCTGGGAGCTGTGGGCCCCCACCGAGTACGGCTCGCGCCTCTGGGAGACGCTGTGGGAGGCGGGGCAGGACCTCGACGTGCGACCGATGGGCGGCGGCGCCCTCGAATCGATGCGCTTGGAGAAGGGGTACCGACTCTGGGGGACCGACATCGACAGCGACGCCGACCCCTTCTCGGCCGGTCTCGGCTTCGCCGTCGACATGGACACCGACTTCGTCGGCCGGGAGGCGTTGACCGAGGTGCAGGCGTCCGGACCGGACAGTCGGCTCACGCCGCTGACGCTCGACGACTCGACCGACGTCGTGCTCGGCGGGCGGCCGGTTCTCGACGGGGACGAGTCGCTCGGCTACGTCGTCGCCGGTGACTACGGCTACAGCGTCGGCGAGTCCATCGCCTACGCGTATCTCCCGAGCGAGTACGCCGACGCCGGCACGGCCGTGCAGGTCATGTGCGAGGGGGCGACCTACGACGCGACCGTGCGGGACGAACCGCTGTTCGACGCGGGCCGATCGAAGATTCGTAGATAATCGGCCCCGAGCGTCTTCGAGAAAAACGCCAAACTTTATCTGACGCAACGAGTAGTTTCTATGTGGCTCTCTGCCATGGGTGCGGCTATCCATGCTCACGGCAGCCCGACGCTCGGCGGACGGCCGCCGTGCGGGCAACACACAGACGACCGATATCCGGAGACACGCACATGATCGACCGACAACACACGACTGGCACGCACCGGACGGAGGAACGGTATGGCTGAATCAGACGACGCGACCGGAGAGATGTCCGAGGGGCTACAGGTAGAGCTGTTCCACCCCGAATCGGACCGCGAACCCGGTGACACCAACATTCAGCGGTTCGGATTCGACATCCACCCCGTCGTCTTCCCCATCGCGTTGGTCATCATCGCGCTGTTCATCGCGGTCACCGTGCTCCTCGGTGACCAGGCCGCGTCGGTGTACACGACGCTGTTCAACTTCATCGGCGAGAACTTCGGCTGGTTCTACCTGCTCGCGGTGAACCTCTTCATCGTCGTCCTCCTCTATTTCGCCTTCAGCAGGTACGGCAAGATCAAGATCGGTGGCGTCGAAGCGGAGAAGGAGTTCAGCGACTTCTCGTGGATGGCGATGCTGTTCAGCGCCGGCATGGGCATCGGCCTCATGTTCTTCAGCGTCTCCGAGCCCCTGTACTACTTCCAGAACGTGCCCGGCTTCTTCGGTGCGGAAGCCGGAACCGGGGCGGCGGCGTCGGCGGCGATGGCCCAGACGTTCTTCCATTGGGGCTTCCACCCGTGGGCCGTCTACGGTCTCGTCGGCCTCGGTCTCGCGTTCTTCTCGTTCAACCGCGGCCTGCCGCTCACCTTTCGGTCGATCTTCTGGCCCCTGCTCGGCGACCGTATCTACGGCTGGCCGGGGCACGTCATCGACCTCGTGACGGTGTTCGCGACGCTGTTCGGCCTCGCCACCTCGCTCGGCCTCGGCGTGGCGCAGGTGAACCAGGGCCTCTCGTACGTCGGCGGAGACCTACTCGGCCTCTTCTCCGTCCCGACGACCCCGCTCGTTCAGGTGCTCCTCATCGCGGGCATCACCGGCATCGCGACGCTCTCGGTCGCCGCCGGCCTCGACGGTGGGGTCAAACGCCTGAGCACCATCAACCTCTATCTGATGCTCGCCCTGCTCAGCTTCCTCCTGATCGTGGGACCGACGGTGTACATCCTCGGTTCGTGGGTCGAGGGGCTCGGCGTCTACTTCAACAACATCCTCGCGCTCGGGTTCTTCCGTGGCACCCTCGCCCCTGGCGGCGGCACGGTCACCGCCTGGACCGTCTTCTACTGGGGCTGGTGGATCGCGTGGTCGCCGTTCGTCGGCATGTTCATCGCCCGCATCTCGAAGGGTCGGACCGTCCGGCAGTTCGTGATGGGCGTGCTCGTGCTGCCGGCGATGTTCTCCACCATCTGGCTCTCGACGTTCGGCGGCGCCGCCCTCTTCAACTCGCTGCAGGGGAACGGCGCGGCGCTCGCGACGTACAACGAACTCGGCCAGACGGTCGCCATGTTCGCCATGCTCGAACAGTTCCCGCTCGGTGCCATCTCGGGCATCCTCGCGACCCTTCTGGTGATCACCTTCTTCGTCACCTCGTCCGACTCCGGGTCGCTGGTCATCGACCACCTGACCTCCGGCGGCAAACACGACGTGCCCCGCGCCCAGCGCATCTTCTGGGCCGTCACCGAGGGCGCCGTCGCCGCCATCCTCCTCTACGGCGGCGGCCTGACCGCGCTCCAGACGGCGGCGATCACTACCGGTCTCCCCTTCGCCGTCATCCTCTGTCTGATGTGTTACACCGTCTATCTCGGGCTCAGCAACGAGTACGAAATCCTCGAATCCGAGGAGTTCGCCGAAACCATCCAGGAACTCACTGACCGCGAGAACGTCGACGTGGTGACGGCCGGCAACGAGATGGTAACCGACGTCAGGGACGGCGACGACGCGGCCAGCGGCGACTGACTCCCTCCTCAGTTCTCTACCGTTCGCTCGACCGACGCCGACGCGTGTAGCCAGCGGCGTGCCGCCCCACCTACTCCCGTCGCGCCCACGAACGCCCAGACGGCCACGTCGACCGGCCCCGGGAGCGCCACGAGGAGCAGCGCGCTCGCGCCCGCGCCGGCGAGCGCCCCCATCCACGGCCGTCGGTCGTCGAGCACCGTCGTCAGCGCGGTGCCGACGACGACGAAGCCGAATCCCCCGACTGCGAGGGCGCCGCCGACGCCGAGGGATACGGCCGCTCGTCCGACGCCACCCCCGACGCGGAGCGCCTGCCCGAAGGCGTACGCCACCACGAGCCAACCGAGGACGGCCGCCGCCACGCCGTACAGCGGGGCGCGAAGCGGCTCGTCGAGCGTCGCGGCGACCGCTCGGCGACGCACCCCCGGGCGCCAGTACTGCACCGCCGCGGCGACGCCGAGCACGAGGCAGAACGACGCGACCGCCCGTCCCGGATCGCTCGTCACGAAGGTCGTCGACCCGAGTCCCCACTGAAGCGGTGCGAGGGCGGCGGCGCCCGCCATCCGTCGCTGCCCCGTCAACCGGCGCGAACGTGACACGACCACCGCTTGGACGGGCGCCGTTGAAAGCCTATCCCCGCTCCCGACGATTTATGCGGGTTCCCCCCTTACGGCGCGCAGTGGCCGACGACGCCGACGCTCGCGGGATCGAGAGCACGGCCAGCAGTCGCACGGCCGCCGCGCTCCGGTGGCTTCTCGGCGCGTGCCGGCGACTCGCCGAGCGGCTGATCGCGCCCCTGCGGGCCGGCGACGGCCCGAACAAGTTCCGGCTGTCGAGCGTCGAGACGCACACGACCACCATCGACGGCGACACCGGCTGGGAGTACCGCCCGCCGGCGACGGTTCGGTGCCCGGACTGCACGGCCGGGATCCTTCAGGCCGACTCGCGAGACGCCATCGACTGCCCGGAGTGCCGGGTCGACCTCCCGGCCGAACGGTTCGGCGACCTCGAACTCCTCGGGCTCACCTGTCCGATCTGCCGGACGCCGATGCAACACGGGCAGCGCCACCCGGAGGCGTTCGACGTCCCAGAGTGGGCGACCTGTCCCAACTGCCAGTACCACTGGGAGTTCAAACACTTCTACTGAGGCGGGGCGACGGCAGTCGGCACCGCCGGCTCGTCGGGTGGTCCCGACGAACCATCGGAGCACGATGTAACACGCCGAGACTTTTGTCGCTCCGACGCGTTGACGGGGACGTCCGATGCCCGAGGCCGTTCCAACCGTTCTGGCGCTGTCGACCGTCGCGTGTTTCGGGGCCGCACTGTGGCTGATGAGCGCGGGTCGGCTCAGCGTCGCCGGGGTCACCTTCCTGAGTGCGAGCATCCTCATCTACTTCCGCGAGCGCTGGCTACAGCGAAACGACGCGGCGTAGCCGCCCACGGACGGCTCGTGGGTCCCGGCCGTCGGTGC from Haloplanus salinus encodes:
- a CDS encoding aminomethyl transferase family protein; translation: MTNNDSQALDTHPNHPEVDQSDRVLPRNLRQTGDPGIEMLVSTRVRKSPFFDKSFNEEGAWRCTVYNRVYHPRGLVEPEDGGAMKEYEALTESVTLWDVAVERQIRVKGPDAEALTDYLITRDATSIEPMKGKYVLLCNEDGGILNDPVLLRVAEDEFWFSISDSTLMQWIQGVNVGMDFDVEVDEIDVAPVQIQGPLSEDVMVEVVGEEVSEIPYYGLMDTQINGCDVLVSQTGFSGEKGFEVYVKDASKNAERVWDPVMEEVKNHGGRQIAPGHHRRIAAGILSWGQDMDHETSPFQVNLGYQVPDDKEGDYIGKEELERQKELIDDGEYPFNLKLVGLKIAGEPIREYAPDFWIVSDPETGEECGYMTSPWWNPELETNIGLGFVPAEKLEAETDALLNDEIYEHDLDLEFEVHLPDEYAEEGGEPAFATVAEVPFKESVNPSAREQAKLNARKESEE
- a CDS encoding GcvT family protein gives rise to the protein MSDRNTLPSDAGTVVVGAGIVGCNLAYQLTELGRDDVVVVDQGPMPTTGGSSTHAPGIMFQTAEPKVLSKFANYSRRLYSDLEGQDGQQAYKEVGGIEVARSEERMDFLQRRVEHATAWGIEDPQLLTPEEVTDHLPLVDADRILGGYYSPTDGQASGVVACDALARRAMDGGAEFVPHTRTEDIELDADGDVRAVVTENGTVACDEVVVATNIWARQLGEKLDVHLPVAPVEHQYTMTESLDELADNAQDVTDHPLFEGYENVSGEKAKRLLANPDRPILRDQDNAMYYRTHGDAYGIGSYNHEPVVPDPDDLGGNDPDGNQASVHDFSERFMNEATHPDRPDKAPRTASDELVPATKDKELEFKYNGMFAESPNGLPIMGPVQGTGGLWVASAIWITHAGGAAKALAEWMETGIPRLPDGPIDLAHCDVNRFDAHEGSWDFTRDIGGEEYRIVYNIMHPKWVWEGKQRDIRRTPMYHAHERRDAELWASAGWEEPQWFESNADLVERYEGRIPDRDGWEAKYWSPIEGAEHLHVREHVGLHDMTAFNKMEVVGPDADAFVQRLCTNDVDLDVGQVRYTLMCNEAGGVRADITVTRTDDDRYLLLTTGREVGNNHVAWVREQAPEGVVVNDVTSSLAAMVCTGPDARNVLSKVADTDLSDDAFPFFTSQQFYVKNVPVTALRVSYAGELGWELYTPSEYGETLWEHIMDAGEEYDIRPYGNGALDSLRIEKGFRLWGEDLHTEHNPYEAGLGFAVDLETDFVGKEAVAAAANGDNIRHEVAPLTLDDPEAAILAHRPVFDPETDEAIGYVHSAEYGYSVGACVAYTYLPPEFAAPGTDVEVLYEGETYAATVEEEPLI
- a CDS encoding BCCT family transporter; translation: MAESDDATGEMSEGLQVELFHPESDREPGDTNIQRFGFDIHPVVFPIALVIIALFIAVTVLLGDQAASVYTTLFNFIGENFGWFYLLAVNLFIVVLLYFAFSRYGKIKIGGVEAEKEFSDFSWMAMLFSAGMGIGLMFFSVSEPLYYFQNVPGFFGAEAGTGAAASAAMAQTFFHWGFHPWAVYGLVGLGLAFFSFNRGLPLTFRSIFWPLLGDRIYGWPGHVIDLVTVFATLFGLATSLGLGVAQVNQGLSYVGGDLLGLFSVPTTPLVQVLLIAGITGIATLSVAAGLDGGVKRLSTINLYLMLALLSFLLIVGPTVYILGSWVEGLGVYFNNILALGFFRGTLAPGGGTVTAWTVFYWGWWIAWSPFVGMFIARISKGRTVRQFVMGVLVLPAMFSTIWLSTFGGAALFNSLQGNGAALATYNELGQTVAMFAMLEQFPLGAISGILATLLVITFFVTSSDSGSLVIDHLTSGGKHDVPRAQRIFWAVTEGAVAAILLYGGGLTALQTAAITTGLPFAVILCLMCYTVYLGLSNEYEILESEEFAETIQELTDRENVDVVTAGNEMVTDVRDGDDAASGD
- a CDS encoding GcvT family protein, which encodes MSGDVPSSAATVIVGAGAVGCSVAYHLSELGAEDVVVVDQGPLPVTGGSSTHAPGIMFQTSPSKLQTKTAHYTSRLLKDAGVYDEVGGIEVARSEERMDFLQRRVEHATAYGLPDPQLLSPAEVTEYLPLVNEEEILGGYYSPTDGRVDGIAALRWYIEQSNADFYGHTSVTDFDVSGGEITAVETDRGRIDCGRCVLATNNWGYKTGQLAGLDLPIAPVEHQYAVTEPLPELADAEPTARVDTGDFEVPGDHRIADAMSRGPTRPVGRDQDNSLYFRTHGDSIGLGSYNHESLTVDPDAMGENTERRQASVRDFTDEHWERATHPDRDKSPKRAFEELLPVTEGKSFEATENGIFVFTPDGMPVLGETNAVDDLWTALAIWWTHSGGYGKILAEWMETGVPTLPSGPVETGGIHVDRFGPHAGEKDYFVDRGATQYRQVYNIVEPRWQPDDHRGLRRSPFYAQQEALGAEFYQAGGWETPQWYESNADLVDRYADAIPDQEGWQAVNRSPIEGAEHLHTREHVSMFDMTSFSSIVVEGTGAVDFLQRLCTNDVDVDAGQVRYSLLCNEGGQILADVTVVRLGPEEFVVTTGGGNSPGIHGGRLEQHAPETVSVTVEEGARSTIGLWGPKSRLLLQRVTDADVSAEGFPYFSAKRIYVGDVPVLALRVSYVGELGWELWAPTEYGSRLWETLWEAGQDLDVRPMGGGALESMRLEKGYRLWGTDIDSDADPFSAGLGFAVDMDTDFVGREALTEVQASGPDSRLTPLTLDDSTDVVLGGRPVLDGDESLGYVVAGDYGYSVGESIAYAYLPSEYADAGTAVQVMCEGATYDATVRDEPLFDAGRSKIRR